From a single Pyxicephalus adspersus chromosome 11, UCB_Pads_2.0, whole genome shotgun sequence genomic region:
- the LOC140341226 gene encoding CD59 glycoprotein-like: MKIIGYILLILPFIFSTGESVKCYECHAHNAENCHGKEIECPEGSRCMTVSEKFGCNHTYYSVMKRCSMNLACNTSMYAYVNNDVYYELSYYCCNGDLCNSGGISLPNKTYEFNGPECPACSAFDTLEKCTPVTTTVCRNATDNCAYLTGRVRKPGYITQYPYAQWEIE, from the exons gtgaaAGTGTTAAATGTTATGAATGTCATGCTCATAATGCTGAGAATTGCCATGGTAAAGAAATTGAATGCCCAGAAGGCAGCCGTTGCATGACTGTTTCCGAAAAATTTGGGTGCA ATCATACATACTACTCCGTTATGAAGCGCTGCTCTATGAATCTGGCTTGCAATACTTCCATGTATGCCTATGTTAACAATGATGTTTATTATGAGCTTTCATACTACTGCTGTAATGGAGATCTTTGCAATTCTGGGGGTATATCAC TTCCAAATAAAACCTACGAATTCAATGGGCCTGAATGTCCTGCTTGTTCTGCATTTGATACCTTAGAGAAGTGCACTCCTGTTACTACTACAGTCTGCAGGAACGCTACAGACAACTGTGCCTATTTAACTGGACGGGTCCGAAAaccag gctacatcacccaatatcCTTATGCGCAGTGGGAGATCGAGTGA